Below is a window of Flavobacterium sp. CFS9 DNA.
CTGTACAGCACTGCGCTGGGTGGAATCAAACTCAAAGTTCATCCGAACGATTTCGAAGAAGTTCAGCAAATTCTGGACAATCTGAACAATCCTCTCAAAATCGTTTGAAACAACAATCAAAAACAAATTCAAATCAGCTTTGAATTCAACTAAAATTTAAATTTTTTCCTTTTCAACTTTTTTAGTTTTCAACATATATTAAATACAACAAAAAAGAATTTTAAAAATTTTAAAAAATTTGGTTGTTATTATAGCTTGTTAATATGTCGAATAAATTTTTTTTTAAAGTCATTGAAATCTCGTTTTACTTATTTATTCTGAGTTATTAACATAGTTATTTTTAGCTAAAAGATTAATTTATAAGACTTTTTGTATTTTAATTAACAACGGTTGACAACTAAAGTTGATCTGATTTTGTAAATAAGTTGATCTGTTCATAGTTGTTGAAAATGGTATTTTTGATATTGATAACTTTTCTAAAAATTCCCGAAACTTTGTTTGGTTATTTCATTTACGTTTTGGATTAGGTTTTTTTTCGACACGACCAAAAAAAACTTCTTATTTTCTATTCTAACTTATTAACAAATAATGTTAACTTAAAGTTAATTGAATATCAACGAATTACGAATCGCTATCAACACTTCAAAATTTTAACAAATATTATGATTATTCCTTATTGGTAATGAGACAGTTACAGAGTTGTTAATAATGTTGATAACTGTTAAGATTTTGATAGTATGATAGTTATAAATTTTGTTTTTTGCAGTTGATTTTACGAATGTATATCAATTGCAATTGAGATGTTTTGTGGAATGTTTATAAGTGAGTAGAAAAAAGAAATTCGTGAAAATTCATGTAATTCGTAGCAAACATTTATTAATTGAGTAAATTTGTACCACACAACTTAATAGTATAGAAAAAATGAAAATTTCGATAGGAAATGACCACGCAGGACCGGATTACAAAAAAGCAATTGTTGCAATGCTGGAGGCGAAAGGATATGAAGTAACGAATTACGGAACTGATACAGAAGCTTCTGTTGATTATCCCGATTTTGGACACCCGGTTGCAAGTGATGTATCTGAAGGTAAAGCTGATTTTGGAATTGTAATCTGCGGCAGTGGAAACGGAATTGCAATGACGGCTAACAAACATCCAAAAGTGAGAGCTGGTTTGTGCTGGACTAAAGAAATTGCTTATTTAACACGTTTACACAACGATGCTAATATTGTAAGTATTCCAGCTCGTTTTACTTCTATTCCTCAAGCAGTTGAAATTGTTGAAACCTTTTTAACAACTGAATTTGAAGGAGGAAGACATCAAAACAGAGTGAGTAAAATAGCTTGTCAGTAAAAAGTCAAAAAAAATTCGGTGCTTCGCACCAATACTAAATGTATAAGCCGGGCGGATTTTTAAAATTCTTCCGGTTTTTCTTTTTAAATGTAAATTCAGTTATTAAAATGACTGAATTAATGTAAATTTGATGAATACGATGACTGAATTTACATTTTTTATATCTTTGTACTGTAATTCTAATTAAAAATAGAATGAAAGTCTATCTAAAAAGAGCAGTCATAGAGGAATTTAATCGAAAAATAATTCTAAACAAAGTTTTAATCTTATTAGGAGCAAGACGTGTTGGAAAAACAGCGCTCATTATTAATTATTTGAAAGATATACCAGCAAATAGTTATTTACAGCTTAATGGAGAAGATATAAATGATATTAACCTGCTTAAAGAACGCTCTGTTAATAACTATAAAAGACTTCTGAAAGGTATTGATTTACTGGTAATTGATGAAGCTCAAAATGTTCCTGAAATAGGTCTGATACTAAAACTAATTGTTGATACAATAGAAGGGATAAAGATTATTGCTACGGGATCTTCAATGTTTGATTTAAGTAATAAATTAGGAGAACCTTTAGTAGGAAGGAAGAATACAATTTACTTGTTTCCATTGGCACAGCTTGAGTTTTCTGAAACGGAAAATTATAAAGAAACACTTGAAAAATTAGAAGAAAAGTTGCTTTTTGGAGGTTATCCGGAATTGATTCAATATGATAATTGGGAAGATAAAAAGGAATATTTATTTGAAATTATTAATTCGTATTTATTAAAAGATATTTTAGTTTTTGAAGGAATAAAACATGCAGATAAAATTTATGATTTACTTCGTTTAGTTGCTTATCAGGTTGGAAAAGAAGTTTCTATTCAAGAGTTAGCCAATCAATTGCAATTGTCTAAAAATACAGTCGCAAATTATTTAGATTTACTTTCAAAAGTGTTTATTCTTTTTAAAGTAGAAGGATTTAGCAGAAATTTACGCAAAGAAATTGTAAAGTCAAGCCGCTGGTATTTTTATGATAATGGTATCAGAAATGCTGTTATTAACAATTTTAATACTCTGGCTTTAAGAAATGATGTTGGAGATCTATGGGAGAATTATTTAGCTTACGAGCGAATTAAAAAACAGCATTATTTTAAAATTAAAACCAATAATTATTTCTGGAGAACTTATGACCAGCAAGAGATGGATTGGCTGGAAGAAATAGGAGATCAATTGAACGGTTTTGAATTTAAGTGGAACGAAAATAAAAAAGCAAAAATCCCAACAGCCTTCGCAAAAGCTTATCCTGAAGCTGCTTTTGAAGTGATTAATAAGAGTAATTATTTAGATTTTATAAGTTAGTTTTAGATAAATAAGTATAATCTGAATGAAAAAAATAAACGAGAATTTTATAATAAAAGAAGATTTACTCGTTTTATGTCTAAAGAATAACATGGCTAAAAACAATCCAACTGTACCGCCAACGGCTTCAAGAAAAAACAAGGTGTTTTCAGGAATTCTTTGTTTGTTTTTCCTGGCTTGATATTTATCAT
It encodes the following:
- the rpiB gene encoding ribose 5-phosphate isomerase B, coding for MKISIGNDHAGPDYKKAIVAMLEAKGYEVTNYGTDTEASVDYPDFGHPVASDVSEGKADFGIVICGSGNGIAMTANKHPKVRAGLCWTKEIAYLTRLHNDANIVSIPARFTSIPQAVEIVETFLTTEFEGGRHQNRVSKIACQ
- a CDS encoding ATP-binding protein, with the translated sequence MKVYLKRAVIEEFNRKIILNKVLILLGARRVGKTALIINYLKDIPANSYLQLNGEDINDINLLKERSVNNYKRLLKGIDLLVIDEAQNVPEIGLILKLIVDTIEGIKIIATGSSMFDLSNKLGEPLVGRKNTIYLFPLAQLEFSETENYKETLEKLEEKLLFGGYPELIQYDNWEDKKEYLFEIINSYLLKDILVFEGIKHADKIYDLLRLVAYQVGKEVSIQELANQLQLSKNTVANYLDLLSKVFILFKVEGFSRNLRKEIVKSSRWYFYDNGIRNAVINNFNTLALRNDVGDLWENYLAYERIKKQHYFKIKTNNYFWRTYDQQEMDWLEEIGDQLNGFEFKWNENKKAKIPTAFAKAYPEAAFEVINKSNYLDFIS
- a CDS encoding DUF1294 domain-containing protein — translated: MEVLLTYFLIVNISVFALAGYDKYQARKNKQRIPENTLFFLEAVGGTVGLFLAMLFFRHKTSKSSFIIKFSFIFFIQIILIYLKLTYKI